A window from Pedosphaera parvula Ellin514 encodes these proteins:
- a CDS encoding ThuA domain-containing protein, which yields MNRREMIFRTGAAALGLGLAGWTTSAGAKPKVKKVLFFTKSSGYEHSVIKRVDGKPSFAENILSELGPKHGIEFTFSKDGSLFNPEYLAQFDAYFFYTTGDLTSAGTDGNPPMTPEGKAAFLNAIKNGKGFIGTHAASDTFHTDESGPTNVQDRSPRYHNYGENADPYVRMLGAEFIIHGKQQSSKMHIVDSKFPGLKKRSEDFELTEEWYSLKDFADNLHVLLVQETGGMTGEPYERAPYPATWARMHGKGRVFYTSMGHREDVWTNPIFQEILFGGIDWSVRNLDANVKPNIHKVTPQAMELPPQSKPVSGEPKKSKADKKKA from the coding sequence ATGAATAGACGTGAAATGATTTTTCGTACTGGAGCTGCTGCCCTGGGGCTCGGTTTGGCGGGTTGGACTACATCCGCTGGCGCAAAGCCCAAGGTAAAGAAGGTCCTCTTCTTCACAAAATCCTCAGGCTATGAGCACTCAGTCATCAAACGCGTCGATGGCAAGCCCAGTTTTGCTGAGAATATTCTCTCCGAGCTTGGTCCAAAGCACGGCATCGAATTCACCTTTTCCAAGGATGGCAGTCTTTTCAATCCGGAATACCTTGCTCAATTTGACGCTTATTTCTTCTATACCACTGGCGACCTCACGAGTGCGGGAACCGATGGCAATCCACCGATGACTCCGGAAGGCAAAGCCGCCTTCCTGAACGCCATTAAGAATGGCAAAGGATTCATCGGCACTCACGCTGCCTCCGACACCTTTCACACGGATGAATCCGGCCCTACAAATGTCCAGGATAGGTCACCGAGATACCACAACTACGGAGAGAATGCCGATCCTTATGTGCGCATGCTGGGGGCTGAGTTTATTATTCACGGTAAACAGCAAAGTTCCAAAATGCATATCGTAGATTCGAAATTCCCGGGTTTAAAAAAGCGTTCTGAGGATTTTGAGTTAACAGAGGAGTGGTATTCGCTGAAAGATTTTGCTGATAACCTCCACGTTCTGCTGGTGCAGGAGACTGGAGGGATGACTGGCGAACCTTACGAACGCGCTCCTTATCCAGCAACCTGGGCACGCATGCACGGCAAGGGGCGTGTTTTTTATACTTCAATGGGACATCGTGAGGATGTGTGGACAAACCCTATTTTTCAGGAAATCCTGTTTGGCGGGATTGATTGGAGTGTTCGGAATTTAGACGCCAACGTAAAACCCAATATCCACAAAGTCACGCCCCAAGCCATGGAACTGCCACCGCAATCGAAACCTGTTTCCGGAGAACCAAAGAAATCCAAGGCCGATAAGAAGAAAGCTTAA
- a CDS encoding prepilin-type N-terminal cleavage/methylation domain-containing protein, translating to MNYPSQRSGNTRGWCFSIPSRAFTLIELLVVIAIIAILAAMLLPSLAKSKGKAESIACNSNIKQLSLAWFLYADDNYDLLVNNHGKPETTARRDTWANNVEDWDNSDDNTNTIYLTETKFGPYDNRSPKIYKCPSDREPAANGQRIRSMSMNAMVGDPGELTNRFNSLYQQFFKMPEIQSPSGVFVFLDEHPDTINDGFFVNGLDDYQWGNLPASYHNGGANFSFADGHTEQHHWLVADTMRPPTKGAVGGIIPASPVTDFEWLKQRTTYKR from the coding sequence ATGAACTACCCCAGTCAAAGAAGCGGCAATACCCGGGGATGGTGTTTTTCGATTCCTTCACGGGCATTCACTTTGATTGAACTCCTGGTGGTTATTGCCATCATTGCCATTTTAGCGGCCATGCTCCTGCCAAGTTTGGCGAAGTCGAAGGGCAAGGCTGAATCAATAGCGTGTAACAGCAACATCAAGCAACTCTCACTTGCCTGGTTTCTTTACGCTGATGATAACTATGATTTGCTGGTGAATAACCACGGCAAGCCGGAAACCACTGCCCGCCGCGATACCTGGGCCAATAATGTGGAGGATTGGGATAATAGTGATGATAACACCAATACGATCTATCTGACTGAGACCAAATTCGGGCCATACGACAATCGTTCCCCAAAGATTTACAAATGCCCATCAGATCGCGAACCGGCCGCAAATGGTCAGCGCATACGTAGTATGTCAATGAACGCGATGGTGGGTGATCCCGGAGAGTTGACCAATAGATTCAACTCCTTGTATCAGCAGTTCTTCAAAATGCCCGAGATTCAGAGCCCGTCCGGCGTTTTCGTGTTTCTGGATGAACATCCCGATACGATCAACGATGGTTTCTTCGTCAACGGCCTTGATGATTATCAGTGGGGCAACCTGCCGGCCTCCTATCACAATGGTGGCGCAAACTTCTCCTTCGCTGACGGACATACCGAGCAGCATCACTGGTTGGTGGCGGATACCATGCGTCCACCCACAAAAGGAGCAGTTGGTGGAATTATTCCAGCTTCTCCCGTTACGGATTTTGAGTGGTTAAAGCAGAGAACGACCTATAAGCGATAG